In Brachypodium distachyon strain Bd21 chromosome 2, Brachypodium_distachyon_v3.0, whole genome shotgun sequence, one genomic interval encodes:
- the LOC100833478 gene encoding fasciclin-like arabinogalactan protein 13, which produces MAPPSRVLLLAALFLAASTMATAQKAKAKPAPAAADGPGAAAADAGPPTNVTSVLEKSGKYGTFLRLLHETRVDTQLNSQLYDSYNGLTILAPTDAAFEDLPSGTMNGLSSQDQIQMMLYCVLPRFYSLSMLGTLNGKVSTQASGSDGPYEYKIKPSGSNVNVSTGVKGNNMLLSTIVSKEFPLAVYSVDKVPLPYALFGPQPPTPAPAPAPAPSKSKSKKKKKVIADPPESDSDDSTASDTKSAAAARVSASRWVAAAALAVLGAAGGVLL; this is translated from the coding sequence atggcgccgccgtcgcgggtCCTCCTCCTAGCCGCGCTCTTCCTAGCCGCCTCCACCATGGCCACAGCCCAAAAGGCCAAAGCCAAGCCCGCCCCCGCAGCCGCGGACGGtcccggagccgccgccgccgacgcgggCCCGCCGACGAACGTGACGTCGGTCCTCGAGAAGTCCGGCAAGTACGGCaccttcctccgcctcctccacgagACGCGCGTCGACACGCAGCTCAACAGCCAGCTCTACGACAGCTACAACGGGCTCACCATCCTCGCCCccaccgacgccgccttcgAGGACCTCCCCTCGGGCACCATGAACGGGCTCTCCTCCCAGGACCAGATCCAGATGATGCTCTACTGCGTGCTGCCCCGGTTCTACAGCCTCTCCATGCTCGGCACCCTCAACGGCAAGGTCAGCACCCAGGCGTCCGGGTCCGACGGGCCGTACGAGTACAAGATCAAGCCGTCCGGGAGCAATGTCAATGTTTCTACCGGGGTTAAGGGCAACAACATGCTGCTTAGCACCATTGTGAGCAAGGAGTTTCCTCTGGCGGTTTACTCTGTGGATAAGGTGCCGCTTCCTTACGCGCTCTTCGGGCCAcagccgccgacgccggccccggctcccgcgccggcgccgtcgaagtcgaagagcaagaagaagaagaaggtcatTGCCGACCCGCCTGAGTCCGACTCTGATGACTCCACCGCCTCCGACACCaagtccgccgccgccgcccgtgtgTCTGCGTCCAGgtgggtcgccgccgccgcgctcgccgtcctcggcgccgccggaggagtCCTGCTCTGA